The proteins below are encoded in one region of Fibrella aestuarina BUZ 2:
- a CDS encoding TetR/AcrR family transcriptional regulator — translation MEKVKRNRAQTTQRIIDAFEVILAERGLQHVGVNRVAEQAGVSKVLIYRYFGGLNGLIDYYIKMGKIYPDFPPALLEQIRPENETELGRLWYRQVTQLFRQFRANQAARELLKANVIEHDPTAEAASQSQDQEIQRLVSQLSFVKGTDVEAVSAVVLGAMSYLTLLADNNRTLVGIDLRSESGWKRIEQAIELIYSTLSQTVSHTDGSRFSPAHSAVLDGHWK, via the coding sequence ATGGAAAAAGTCAAACGTAACCGTGCTCAAACCACCCAACGAATTATTGATGCGTTCGAAGTTATTCTAGCAGAACGGGGCCTCCAACATGTTGGCGTAAACCGGGTTGCTGAACAAGCTGGCGTCAGTAAAGTGTTGATTTACCGGTATTTTGGCGGGCTCAATGGCCTGATCGATTACTACATTAAAATGGGGAAAATTTATCCTGATTTTCCTCCTGCTTTGCTCGAACAGATCCGTCCTGAAAACGAAACCGAATTAGGGCGTTTGTGGTATCGACAGGTTACGCAACTTTTTCGGCAGTTTCGGGCCAATCAGGCGGCGCGTGAGTTGCTTAAGGCCAACGTAATCGAACATGATCCAACGGCGGAGGCAGCCAGTCAATCGCAGGATCAGGAAATACAGCGGCTGGTTAGTCAGCTTTCATTTGTCAAGGGAACCGACGTTGAAGCCGTTTCAGCCGTGGTGCTGGGTGCTATGTCGTACCTGACCTTACTCGCCGACAATAACCGTACGCTGGTTGGTATTGACCTCCGCAGCGAATCGGGCTGGAAACGGATCGAGCAAGCCATCGAACTCATTTATTCAACGCTTAGCCAAACGGTTAGCCACACAGATGGCAGCCGGTTCAGCCCTGCGCATAGCGCCGTGCTGGATGGACACTGGAAATAA